A single Candidatus Thermokryptus mobilis DNA region contains:
- a CDS encoding DUF2721 domain-containing protein: MESNFTLTATQAIQAILSPAVMISSSAFFLSGLNARHSTLVNRVRLLNDEKRKLIKELIRQGELEYTENVRFLSVKNQIDILVRRVWYIRNAMLCHISAAIFFVMTSFAIGLNIFFTSPFIRELPLYLFVLGLLLVLCGVCFLGIDVLVSYRVILIEVKGEE, translated from the coding sequence ATGGAAAGCAACTTTACTCTAACCGCAACTCAAGCTATACAAGCAATTCTATCACCAGCGGTTATGATTTCGTCAAGCGCTTTCTTTCTCTCCGGTCTAAACGCGAGACATTCAACACTTGTTAACAGGGTAAGATTACTAAACGATGAGAAGCGGAAATTGATAAAAGAACTTATCAGACAAGGTGAGCTTGAATATACGGAGAATGTCAGATTTTTAAGCGTAAAAAATCAAATTGATATACTTGTTCGCAGGGTTTGGTATATCAGAAACGCGATGCTATGCCATATTTCAGCAGCTATATTTTTTGTAATGACTTCGTTTGCGATCGGTTTAAATATATTTTTCACCTCTCCATTTATAAGAGAGCTTCCACTTTATCTTTTCGTCCTCGGGCTTTTACTTGTCCTTTGCGGAGTTTGTTTCCTTGGAATTGATGTTCTTGTTTCTTATCGTGTCATCTTAATTGAGGTAAAAGGGGAGGAATGA